A genome region from Setaria italica strain Yugu1 chromosome III, Setaria_italica_v2.0, whole genome shotgun sequence includes the following:
- the LOC101768766 gene encoding uncharacterized protein LOC101768766, protein MSTECSDLGEEFWLPEEFLDDDFFSEEEKAAVAARSESDEEDSLAGLSRRLAGLLGDVGERKPPAKAEVTVGSPQSTLCGLPKSGQESPNGGASKGTSPPSSPLEQRPADPWELLYEAAGQVARMRAVANSIPVPTNGYGFNGHGGFAPPARKPSPPPPVAPPATKAPAGGYYHPLAHLVSQRQMQAAQFHLLKQQQLLRLQRERQLTAAWSARHGAGPKSVGCGGDAPLCLNPAAWPPLQKPQQHHQAPAPPAGGMRAVFLTPPGAKRERNGTGVFLPRPAGAPAEPKRKTGCSTVLVPARVVQALNLNLDDLGAQPRYPGGFVLDHDALISRSNAMLASQKRRAAAEVASPALCHSS, encoded by the exons ATGTCGACGGAGTGCTCGGACCTCGGGGAGGAGTTCTGGCTCCCGGAGGAGTTCCTAGACGACGATTTCTTctccgaggaggagaaggcggcggtggccgcaAGGAGCGAGAGCGATGAGGAGGACAGCCTTGCCGGCCTCTCGCGCCGCCTTGCCGGGCTCCTCGGGGATGTCGGCGAGCGGAAGCCTCCTGCCAAG GCCGAGGTGACGGTTGGGTCGCCGCAGTCGACGCTGTGCGGGCTGCCCAAGTCCGGCCAAGAGAGCCCGAACGGCGGGGCGTCCAAGGGGACCtcaccgccgtcgtcgccgctggAGCAGCGGCCGGCGGACCCGTGGGAGCTCCTCTACGAGGCGGCAGGGCAGGTTGCCCGCATGCGGGCGGTGGCCAACAGCATCCCCGTGCCTACTAACGGCTACGGCTTCAACGGCCACGGTGGgttcgcgccgccggcgaggaagccgtcgccgccgccgccggtggctccTCCCGCCACCAAGGCCCCTGCCGGCGGGTACTACCACCCGCTCGCGCACCTTGTCTCGCAGCGCCAGATGCAGGCTGCTCAG TTCCATCTCCTCAAGCAACAGCAGCTGCTCAGGCTGCAGCGAGAGCGCCAGCTGACCGCGGCGTGGAGCGCTCGCCATGGCGCAGGTCCGAAATCCgttggctgcggcggcgacgcgccTCTCTGTCTGAACCCGGCGGCATGGCCCCCGCTTCAGAAGCCGCAGCAGCACCACCAGGCGCCGGCGCCCCCTGCCGGTGGCATGCGCGCGGTGTTCCTCACCCCGCCCGGCGCCAAGCGCGAGCGTAACGGCACCGGCGTTTTCCTCCCTCGCCCAGCCGGCGCCCCCGCCGAGCCGAAGAGAAAGACAG GATGTTCGACGGTTCTCGTCCCCGCACGCGTCGTGCAAGCTCTGAACCTTAATCTTGACGACCTCGGCGCACAGCCTCGTTACCCCGGCGGCTTCGTTCTTGATCACG ATGCCTTGATTAGCCGGAGCAACGCCATGCTGGCGAGCCAGAAGCGGCGTGCCGCGGCAGAGGTGGCCTCGCCGGCGCTCTGCCACAGTTCTTGA
- the LOC101769173 gene encoding phosphatidylinositol:ceramide inositolphosphotransferase isoform X2: MYIAREASKVWRKVTVEISVELQLLREKWGLLLAGLIFQYIHGLAARGVHYLHRPGPLLQDLGFMALPELGQDKGYLSESIFSSIFISFVLWTFHPFIYHSKRFYTVLIWRRVLAFLVASQFLRIITFYSTQLPGPNYHCREGSKLATLPPPNSVLEVLLINFPRGVLFGCGDLIFSSHMIFTLVFVRTYHKYGSKRFIKFLAWFMAIIQSLLIIASRKHYSVDVVVAWYTVNLVVFFVDNKLPEMPDRTNGVPLLPLSTKEKEIRLKEEKDSKLKDEFHKLLNGNHGDPTDRRQRAQMNGRHDEDINHALSEATANGT, translated from the exons ATGTACATAGCGCGGGAGGCGTCCAAG GTATGGAGGAAGGTGACTGTGGAGATATCGGTGGAGCTGCAGCTCCTTCGCGAGAAGTGGGGCCTCCTACTCGCCGGGCTGATTTTTCAG TACATTCATGGATTGGCTGCTCGAGGAGTGCATTATTTGCATCGACCTGGACCACTGCTCCAGGACTTGGGATTTATGGCCCTTCCA GAGCTTGGGCAAGACAAAGGTTACCTTAGTGAGAGCATATTTTCTTCCATCTTCATCTCCTTTGTGTTG TGGACATTTCATCCTTTTATTTATCACAGCAAACGTTTCTATACTGTGCTAATCTGGCGCAGGGTGCTTGCTTTTTTAGTT GCTTCACAGTTTCTAAGGATTATTACATTCTATTCGACCCAGCTCCCAGGTCCAAATTATCACTGCCGTGAG GGCTCTAAATTGGCAACTCTTCCACCACCCAATAGTGTACTTGAAGTTCTTCTGATTAACT TTCCTCGCGGAGTGCTTTTTGGTTGTGGTGATTTGATATTTTCATCTCACATGATTTTCACTCTTGTTTTTGTCCGAACATACCATAAATATGGCTCGAAAAG ATTCATTAAGTTCCTTGCTTGGTTCATGGCTATAATTCAGAGTCTTCTTATAATTGCTTCCCGCAAGCATTATTCCGTGGATGTTGTTGTTGCATG GTATACTGTAAATTTAGTGGTATTCTTTGTCGACAACAAGCTTCCAG AAATGCCAGATCGGACAAATGGAGTACCTTTGCTTCCGTTGAGCACCAAAGAAAAAGAGATCAGgttgaaggaagagaaagacAGTAAACTGAAGGATGAGTTCCACAAGTTACTGAACGGGAACCATGGGGACCCTACTGATCGG CGACAGCGGGCGCAGATGAACGGGAGGCACGACGAAGACATCAATCACGCGCTCTCCGAGGCCACTGCCAACGGCACATAA
- the LOC101769173 gene encoding phosphatidylinositol:ceramide inositolphosphotransferase isoform X1 has translation MYIAREASKVSPRFDLVWRKVTVEISVELQLLREKWGLLLAGLIFQYIHGLAARGVHYLHRPGPLLQDLGFMALPELGQDKGYLSESIFSSIFISFVLWTFHPFIYHSKRFYTVLIWRRVLAFLVASQFLRIITFYSTQLPGPNYHCREGSKLATLPPPNSVLEVLLINFPRGVLFGCGDLIFSSHMIFTLVFVRTYHKYGSKRFIKFLAWFMAIIQSLLIIASRKHYSVDVVVAWYTVNLVVFFVDNKLPEMPDRTNGVPLLPLSTKEKEIRLKEEKDSKLKDEFHKLLNGNHGDPTDRRQRAQMNGRHDEDINHALSEATANGT, from the exons ATGTACATAGCGCGGGAGGCGTCCAAGGTCTCGCCGCGATTCGATTTG GTATGGAGGAAGGTGACTGTGGAGATATCGGTGGAGCTGCAGCTCCTTCGCGAGAAGTGGGGCCTCCTACTCGCCGGGCTGATTTTTCAG TACATTCATGGATTGGCTGCTCGAGGAGTGCATTATTTGCATCGACCTGGACCACTGCTCCAGGACTTGGGATTTATGGCCCTTCCA GAGCTTGGGCAAGACAAAGGTTACCTTAGTGAGAGCATATTTTCTTCCATCTTCATCTCCTTTGTGTTG TGGACATTTCATCCTTTTATTTATCACAGCAAACGTTTCTATACTGTGCTAATCTGGCGCAGGGTGCTTGCTTTTTTAGTT GCTTCACAGTTTCTAAGGATTATTACATTCTATTCGACCCAGCTCCCAGGTCCAAATTATCACTGCCGTGAG GGCTCTAAATTGGCAACTCTTCCACCACCCAATAGTGTACTTGAAGTTCTTCTGATTAACT TTCCTCGCGGAGTGCTTTTTGGTTGTGGTGATTTGATATTTTCATCTCACATGATTTTCACTCTTGTTTTTGTCCGAACATACCATAAATATGGCTCGAAAAG ATTCATTAAGTTCCTTGCTTGGTTCATGGCTATAATTCAGAGTCTTCTTATAATTGCTTCCCGCAAGCATTATTCCGTGGATGTTGTTGTTGCATG GTATACTGTAAATTTAGTGGTATTCTTTGTCGACAACAAGCTTCCAG AAATGCCAGATCGGACAAATGGAGTACCTTTGCTTCCGTTGAGCACCAAAGAAAAAGAGATCAGgttgaaggaagagaaagacAGTAAACTGAAGGATGAGTTCCACAAGTTACTGAACGGGAACCATGGGGACCCTACTGATCGG CGACAGCGGGCGCAGATGAACGGGAGGCACGACGAAGACATCAATCACGCGCTCTCCGAGGCCACTGCCAACGGCACATAA
- the LOC101769852 gene encoding uncharacterized protein LOC101769852, with protein MVGGGEQSPIEPDAEDLERGERRRDAPEFADGGDGDEEESQYFSDAEDRSWPSHSRHDSTAYEDYISPCASARASSVDAEADADGEAAGEHCRKSSCVSEGSLDDIDLEAGLGEIIKASPEKSEQNCRICHLGLESAAAESGAGITLGCSCKGDLSYAHKQCADTWFKIRGNKICEICSSTASNVVVLGDPEFSDQWSETNNVAAVQAPPAETRRFWQGHRFLNFLLACMVFAFVISWLFHFNVPG; from the exons GCGGCGGAGAGCAGTCGCCGATCGAACCCGATGCCGAAGACCTcgagcgcggcgagcggcgTCGTGACGCGCCTGAGTtcgcggacggcggcgacggggacgagGAAGAAAGCCAGTACTTCTCGGACGCGGAGGACCGGTCGTGGCCGTCGCACTCGCGCCACGACTCCACCGCCTACGAGGACTATATCTCGCCGTGCGCGTCCGCCCGCGCGAGCTCCGTCGACGCAGAGGCtgacgccgacggcgaggccgccggGGAGCATTGCAGGAAGTCGTCCTGCGTGTCGGAGGGCTCACTGGACGACATCGACCTGGAGGCCGGACTGGGCGAGATCATCAAGGCCAGCCCCGAGAAGTCCGAGCAGAACTGCCGCATTTGCCACCTCGGCCTGGAGAGCGCGGCGGCCGAGTCCGGCGCCGGTATCACGCTCGGCTGCTCCTGCAAGGGCGACCTGTCCTACGCCCACAAGCAGTGCGCCGACACCTGGTTCAAGATCAGAGGCAACAA gATCTGCGAGATATGTAGCTCAACTGCAAGCAATGTGGTAGTTTTGGGTGATCCGGAGTTCAGCGACCAGTGGAGTGAAACGAACAATGTAGCTGCTGTGCAAGCACCACCAGCTGAAACCCGGAGGTTCTGGCAAGGGCACCGGTTCCTCAACTTCCTCCTTGCCTGCATGGTGTTCGCCTTTGTCATCTCTTGGCTCTTCCACTTCAATGTCCCCGGCTAA